A region from the Methanofollis liminatans DSM 4140 genome encodes:
- a CDS encoding metal-dependent transcriptional regulator: MNSSVREDCLEAILTLTQANGGSVAAEGILAAVDADRAEVEACLAGLVADGAVRKDDRGYLLSTEGKRIAEAVLRKHRVLECFLCEMLGMDTGAASKEACVLEHEISDEAIDRLSRYIERPGHGPRRHCAGRCREHSLLEFAEGDLLEITMIRCLSRNRRLIDLGLIPGEQITIRRKLYNDAIVVRVKGADIALSPEIASTIFAEPVR; this comes from the coding sequence ATGAATTCCTCCGTCCGTGAAGACTGCCTTGAGGCAATTCTCACCCTGACGCAGGCGAACGGTGGCTCTGTGGCCGCAGAGGGGATCCTGGCGGCGGTGGACGCGGACAGGGCCGAGGTTGAGGCATGTCTCGCAGGACTTGTTGCCGATGGAGCGGTCCGGAAGGACGATAGGGGATATCTCCTCTCCACCGAGGGAAAGCGCATTGCCGAAGCGGTCCTCAGAAAACATCGCGTCCTTGAGTGTTTCCTCTGCGAAATGCTTGGTATGGACACCGGGGCCGCTTCAAAAGAGGCCTGTGTCCTCGAGCACGAGATCTCTGACGAGGCCATCGACCGCCTTTCCAGATATATCGAGCGGCCCGGCCACGGCCCGAGGCGGCACTGTGCCGGGCGCTGCCGCGAACACAGCCTGCTGGAGTTTGCCGAGGGCGATCTCCTCGAGATCACCATGATCCGCTGCCTCAGCCGGAACCGCCGTCTGATCGACCTCGGCCTCATCCCGGGCGAGCAGATCACGATCAGGCGCAAACTCTATAACGACGCCATTGTGGTCAGGGTGAAGGGTGCGGATATCGCACTCTCCCCTGAGATCGCATCGACCATCTTTGCGGAGCCGGTCAGATGA
- the feoB gene encoding ferrous iron transport protein B gives MRCALIGNPSVGKSLIFNQLTGLGVEVSNYPGTTVELMQGKLCHQGSTLQVVDLPGIYSMDGDSAEEELVRTYLLAETPDAVIAVLDATRMERNLYLLLQLAEYGIPMVVVINMIDEAAQQGIIIDSRRLSSVLGAPVIETAASLGKNIGEIVPAVLSSARPAAIAVPYTPQIEAAIRSLGKLYGATRLQALHALQGIGTSSDLIEGARTIAGEIESLNHMSAHQIIGANRHLCAHRIAADVVGAQEPDRRFSADRLLTKAFPGIPILAVVLLSMLLTVFIAGSFLEELIVDIFTVLAIEPFQTLSLPPLATALGMAALLAIVAGLGIAFPFVLIFYLLLSIVEDTGYLTRAAFLADRLMHGLGLHGGAIIPMVMAFGCNVPAVMAASQLRTVRERTIAAFLVTMVPCSARTVIITGIVAAFVGLWAALSIYLIVLVLIVLTGVFLARNIPGGQYGMILEMAPLRMPDPVLVMKKSWGRIQEFLFIAMPLLLAGSVVLGALDYYGVVDAFSLIVAPVSEGFLGLPAYVTTALLFGILRKEMAFETLAVLSGTADLGSVLTGVQLYTFAVISVLFVPCISTIAVILRQMGMRVTLAVSAYTITLGFLIGGLIHFIAG, from the coding sequence ATGAGGTGCGCGCTCATCGGCAATCCGAGCGTCGGCAAATCCCTGATCTTCAACCAGCTCACCGGCCTTGGCGTCGAGGTGAGCAACTACCCGGGGACGACGGTCGAACTGATGCAGGGAAAACTCTGTCACCAGGGTTCGACCCTGCAGGTCGTCGATCTTCCCGGGATCTATTCGATGGACGGCGACTCGGCCGAGGAAGAACTCGTCCGGACCTACCTTCTTGCAGAAACTCCCGATGCGGTGATCGCTGTCCTTGACGCCACCAGGATGGAGCGGAACCTCTACCTCCTCCTCCAGCTCGCCGAATACGGGATCCCGATGGTCGTCGTCATCAACATGATCGACGAGGCGGCGCAGCAGGGGATCATCATCGACAGCAGGCGCCTCTCCTCGGTCCTGGGGGCGCCGGTGATCGAGACCGCTGCATCCCTGGGAAAAAACATCGGCGAGATCGTGCCGGCGGTCCTCTCCTCGGCACGGCCGGCCGCGATCGCCGTCCCCTATACCCCGCAGATCGAGGCCGCCATCAGGAGCCTTGGCAAACTCTACGGTGCCACCCGCCTCCAGGCACTCCATGCCCTTCAGGGTATCGGCACCTCCAGTGATCTCATCGAAGGGGCGCGAACGATCGCCGGGGAGATCGAGTCCCTCAACCACATGTCGGCCCACCAGATCATCGGCGCAAACCGGCACCTCTGTGCCCACCGGATCGCTGCCGATGTCGTCGGGGCGCAGGAACCTGACCGACGCTTCTCGGCCGACCGTCTGCTCACAAAGGCGTTCCCCGGCATCCCGATCCTTGCCGTGGTCCTCCTCTCGATGCTGCTCACCGTCTTTATCGCCGGCTCGTTCCTGGAAGAGCTGATCGTCGATATTTTTACCGTCCTTGCGATCGAGCCCTTTCAGACCCTTTCCCTCCCCCCCCTTGCCACCGCCCTCGGGATGGCGGCCCTCCTTGCCATCGTTGCCGGCCTCGGCATCGCCTTTCCATTCGTCCTCATCTTCTACCTCCTCCTCTCTATCGTTGAGGATACCGGCTACCTGACGCGGGCGGCGTTCCTTGCCGACCGGTTGATGCACGGCCTCGGCCTCCACGGCGGCGCCATCATCCCGATGGTGATGGCCTTCGGCTGCAATGTGCCGGCGGTGATGGCGGCAAGCCAGCTCCGGACGGTGCGTGAACGGACGATCGCCGCCTTTCTGGTCACGATGGTCCCCTGCTCGGCCAGGACGGTGATCATCACCGGCATCGTGGCGGCGTTTGTCGGGTTGTGGGCGGCCCTTTCCATTTATCTGATCGTCCTCGTCCTGATCGTACTCACCGGCGTGTTTCTGGCACGGAATATCCCGGGCGGGCAATATGGTATGATCCTGGAGATGGCGCCGCTCCGAATGCCCGATCCCGTGCTGGTCATGAAAAAATCGTGGGGGCGGATCCAGGAGTTTCTCTTTATCGCCATGCCCCTGCTGCTCGCGGGCAGCGTCGTCCTCGGCGCCCTCGATTACTACGGTGTGGTGGATGCATTCTCCCTCATCGTCGCTCCGGTCTCCGAGGGGTTCCTCGGACTCCCTGCCTATGTCACGACCGCCCTCCTCTTCGGGATCCTGCGCAAGGAGATGGCGTTTGAAACCCTGGCCGTGCTCTCGGGCACTGCCGATCTCGGTTCGGTGCTGACCGGCGTCCAGCTCTATACGTTTGCGGTGATCAGCGTGCTGTTTGTCCCCTGTATCTCGACAATCGCCGTGATACTCCGTCAGATGGGGATGAGGGTGACGCTGGCCGTCTCGGCCTACACGATTACGCTTGGCTTTTTAATAGGGGGACTCATACACTTTATCGCAGGATAA
- a CDS encoding DUF7504 family protein — protein sequence MDPFRTGIRKIDEKTGGILPGSNLLLLAPPFADAERLAMYLGQPGDSDYTVVISTDQDAQELVMAFGLPESERHRLWIIDCITKTLVPVIADEDQVKYVGSPVDLTGMGIKFTKILDGIQRAEAARNDLSGTPRVRVCIISLSSFLIYTKLEVIYRFFHILSARIRRMNGIGIYLLNPEGVDEKTISTLKQLMNGMIEVKEDATDPTVRILRCQMMSGECVPSVRYRFSGSDLVEEP from the coding sequence ATGGACCCGTTCAGGACCGGCATCAGGAAGATCGATGAGAAGACGGGCGGTATTCTGCCCGGATCTAATCTCCTCCTTCTTGCACCTCCGTTTGCCGATGCCGAACGGCTTGCCATGTACCTGGGGCAACCCGGCGACTCCGATTATACGGTCGTCATTTCCACCGATCAGGACGCGCAGGAGCTTGTGATGGCCTTTGGCCTTCCCGAGTCTGAGCGCCATCGCCTCTGGATCATCGACTGCATCACAAAGACCCTGGTCCCGGTCATCGCTGACGAAGATCAGGTGAAATATGTCGGGAGCCCGGTCGACCTGACCGGGATGGGGATCAAGTTCACGAAGATCCTCGACGGCATCCAGAGGGCGGAAGCGGCACGAAACGACCTCTCAGGCACGCCGAGAGTGCGCGTATGCATCATTTCTCTCTCAAGTTTTCTGATCTATACTAAACTTGAGGTGATCTACCGCTTTTTCCATATCCTCTCTGCCAGGATCAGGCGGATGAACGGGATCGGCATTTATCTTCTCAATCCTGAGGGCGTCGACGAGAAGACGATCTCGACCCTGAAACAACTGATGAACGGCATGATCGAGGTGAAGGAGGATGCGACCGATCCGACGGTGCGGATCCTCCGCTGCCAGATGATGAGCGGGGAGTGCGTGCCTTCTGTCCGGTACCGCTTCTCAGGCAGCGACCTTGTGGAGGAGCCATGA
- a CDS encoding GTP-binding protein, producing the protein MIYTGITALDEMIGGGVPRGKRVLFSLAPGVEGQQFMFSALKCAHRMGKRCLVIVPHTSAEAFLADLSATPYGMEADERLIFLDSLAFEEIEANSRTPEAECAAWKEQIDTICRSGPINAIFLYCNRLCDEIGTEHALALFFGRSLKEGATLFVEYLNLYDEGHLDDLTASCLFDLVLSIGEGYGNILFFNHFMVRHVTWTSLPPRQIPYMIREDSSVAPQIPKIVVTGPTDAGKTTFIQTVSENWVSSDRIGISGSATTVAMDFGHPLVSCRGFDITLVGTPGQEHFGPIITHLLTNATGVIFVVDGTRTESLSRGLDILGTVRRMGIPFVVAVNKREMPGQISDATLRTLLRLSERTPLYHLSALNREEAMGVIDALIMLITRETFLE; encoded by the coding sequence ATGATCTATACCGGCATCACTGCTCTGGACGAGATGATCGGCGGGGGCGTACCGCGAGGAAAGCGGGTGCTCTTCTCCCTTGCACCGGGTGTCGAGGGGCAGCAGTTCATGTTCAGCGCCCTGAAATGCGCGCACCGCATGGGGAAGCGCTGTCTTGTGATCGTCCCGCACACCTCGGCTGAGGCCTTCCTCGCCGACCTCTCGGCAACACCTTATGGCATGGAGGCCGATGAGCGGTTGATCTTCCTGGACTCGTTGGCGTTCGAGGAGATCGAAGCGAATTCCCGTACGCCCGAGGCCGAGTGTGCGGCCTGGAAAGAACAGATCGATACGATCTGCAGGAGCGGCCCCATCAATGCGATCTTTCTCTACTGCAATCGCCTCTGTGATGAAATCGGGACAGAACATGCCCTCGCCCTCTTCTTCGGACGGTCTTTGAAGGAGGGGGCGACGCTCTTTGTGGAATACCTCAATCTCTATGACGAGGGGCATCTGGATGATCTGACGGCGTCCTGTCTCTTCGATCTTGTCCTCTCCATCGGCGAGGGCTATGGAAACATCCTTTTTTTCAATCATTTTATGGTCAGGCATGTGACCTGGACATCCCTCCCGCCCCGCCAGATCCCCTATATGATCCGCGAAGACAGTTCTGTCGCGCCGCAGATCCCCAAGATCGTCGTCACCGGTCCGACTGATGCCGGGAAGACCACGTTTATCCAGACAGTCTCGGAAAACTGGGTATCTTCGGACAGGATAGGAATATCCGGGTCTGCGACAACGGTGGCGATGGATTTCGGTCATCCTCTTGTTTCCTGCCGGGGTTTTGATATCACGCTCGTCGGAACCCCGGGGCAGGAGCACTTCGGTCCGATCATCACCCATCTGCTCACCAATGCGACCGGCGTGATCTTCGTCGTCGACGGCACGCGTACCGAATCCCTGAGCCGGGGCCTGGACATTCTGGGAACAGTCAGGCGTATGGGGATCCCCTTTGTCGTTGCGGTGAACAAGAGAGAGATGCCTGGCCAGATCTCAGATGCGACGCTGCGCACCCTGCTGCGCCTTTCGGAGCGCACCCCTCTCTACCATCTCTCCGCCCTCAACAGGGAGGAGGCGATGGGCGTGATCGACGCTCTCATCATGCTTATTACACGTGAAACCTTTCTGGAGTAG
- the dph5 gene encoding diphthine synthase → MLTFIGLGLYDETDISIKGLDRIRRSDYVFLECYTSVLTGTTPEQMTELFGKEVGMLYREDVEGHPETFLELAKESDVAFLTAGDPMVSTTHIDLRIRAAAMGIRTEIIHGASIVSAVCGLTGLQNYRFGKSCSLPFPYGKWAPTTPIEVIEQNIADKLHTLVYLDIQPDRYMRIPEAVRMLEEMAAARGISIPVYVGVARAGSGSPVVAAGTAAALAGVDFGGPLHILVVPGDLHLMEREYLETFAGL, encoded by the coding sequence ATGCTGACATTTATCGGGCTTGGCCTCTATGACGAGACAGATATTTCGATCAAGGGGCTCGACCGCATCAGGCGGTCTGACTATGTGTTTCTCGAATGCTACACCTCGGTGCTGACCGGGACGACGCCTGAACAGATGACCGAACTCTTCGGGAAGGAGGTCGGCATGCTCTACCGGGAGGATGTCGAAGGGCACCCTGAGACCTTTCTTGAACTGGCAAAGGAGTCCGACGTGGCGTTTCTCACGGCGGGCGACCCGATGGTATCGACCACGCATATCGACCTTCGTATCAGGGCCGCCGCGATGGGGATCAGGACAGAGATCATCCATGGCGCCTCGATCGTGAGCGCGGTCTGCGGGTTGACCGGGCTGCAGAACTACCGGTTCGGCAAGTCCTGCTCCCTTCCGTTTCCCTATGGCAAATGGGCCCCCACGACACCGATCGAGGTGATCGAGCAGAATATCGCCGACAAACTCCACACCCTCGTCTATCTCGACATCCAGCCTGACCGCTATATGCGCATCCCCGAAGCGGTCAGGATGCTCGAAGAGATGGCCGCGGCGCGGGGGATCTCGATCCCGGTCTATGTCGGCGTGGCCAGAGCCGGTTCGGGCTCGCCCGTGGTGGCGGCCGGCACCGCCGCCGCTCTTGCCGGGGTGGACTTCGGCGGCCCCCTGCATATCCTGGTCGTGCCCGGCGACCTCCATCTGATGGAGCGCGAGTACCTCGAAACCTTCGCCGGGCTATGA
- a CDS encoding DUF357 domain-containing protein — translation MTPLLAALAAALDSIEPLPPEETPLGAVSAVIMRMARSYLSDGMVFCERGDDVNAHASAAYAFGWLDAGSYIGFFAGLNPEENRSFDGAIPEAQQHRLLEKTGRYERLLCEATCSLSPAPDPDTPMYAAAGHLLFEGQGALERGRRLSDEGRTTAALGWYSYGFGWLDAGVQAGLFSVVGSREIFTV, via the coding sequence ATGACGCCGCTTCTCGCCGCCCTTGCCGCCGCTCTCGACTCGATCGAGCCGCTCCCGCCTGAAGAGACTCCTCTCGGGGCGGTCTCGGCCGTAATTATGCGGATGGCCCGTTCTTATCTCTCTGATGGGATGGTTTTTTGTGAGCGGGGCGACGATGTCAACGCCCACGCGAGTGCCGCCTATGCATTCGGCTGGCTGGACGCCGGGTCGTATATCGGCTTTTTTGCAGGTCTGAATCCTGAAGAAAATCGCTCCTTTGACGGTGCGATCCCTGAGGCGCAGCAGCATCGGCTCCTGGAGAAGACCGGCCGGTATGAACGCCTGCTCTGCGAGGCGACCTGTTCACTCTCGCCGGCGCCTGATCCCGATACCCCGATGTATGCGGCGGCCGGGCATCTCCTCTTTGAGGGGCAGGGAGCCCTTGAACGCGGGAGAAGGCTCTCTGATGAGGGCAGGACCACTGCTGCCCTCGGGTGGTATTCCTATGGTTTTGGCTGGCTCGATGCAGGCGTGCAGGCCGGTCTTTTCTCTGTTGTCGGATCGCGGGAGATCTTTACGGTCTGA